A single region of the Gossypium arboreum isolate Shixiya-1 chromosome 12, ASM2569848v2, whole genome shotgun sequence genome encodes:
- the LOC108479806 gene encoding calcium-dependent mitochondrial ATP-magnesium/phosphate carrier protein 2-like isoform X2 — MPGAAGQGVEHVGLPKMEAKSKAGCSNPVKKKGPVSMDHVLLALRETKEERDLRIRSLFNFFDAANVGFLDYGQIEKGLSALQIPAEYKYANDLLKVCDANRDGRVDYQEFKRYMDDKELELYRIFQAIDVEHNGCILPEELWDALVKAGICIDDEELARFVEHVDKDNNGIITFEEWRDFLLLYPHEATMENIYHHWEKVCLVDIGETAVIPQGISTHVKRSKYFIAGGIAGAASRTATAPLDRLKVVLQVQTTNADILPAVRKILKEDGILGFFRGNGLNVVKVAPESAIKFYAYEMLKTVIGDSRGDKKGDIGASGRLFAGGVAGAVAQCAIYPMDLVKTRLQTCASEGGKPPKLGKLTKDIWVQEGPRAFYKGLVPSLLGIIPYAGIDLTVYETLKDFSRSYILQDSEPGPLVQLGCGTISGALGATCVYPLQVIRTRMQAQRTTSGVAYNGMSDVFWKTFRNEGYRDIVRFHEKHPTCPDESLFNLFC, encoded by the exons ATGCCTGGCGCAGCAGGGCAGGGCGTAGAACATGTAGGCTTGCCTAAAATGGAAGCGAAATCCAAAGCTGGATGTAGCAACCCCGTCAAAAAGAAGGGACCCGTCTCAATGGATCACGTTCTTTTGGCATTACGCGAGACGAAGGAGGAAAGGGATTTAAGGATTCGGAGTTTGTTCAACTTTTTCGATGCAGCCAATGTGGGATTCTTGGATTACGGTCAGATCGAAAAGGGTCTCTCGGCTTTGCAGATTCCGGCCGAGTATAAGTACGCCAACGATCTGTTGAAAGTCTGCGATGCAAACAGAGATGGGCGCGTGGATTATCAAGAGTTTAAAAGGTATATGGATGACAAAGAGCTTGAACTTTATAGGATTTTCCAAGCTATTGATGTGGAGCACAATGGGTGCATTTTGCCTGAGGAGCTTTGGGATGCGCTTGTTAAGGCTG GGATTTGTATCGATGATGAGGAACTTGCACGATTTGTAGAGCATGTTGATAAGGACAACAATGGAATTATAACATTTGAAGAATGGAGAGATTTCCTTCTACTTTATCCTCATGAAGCTACTATGGAGAACATCTATCATCATTGGGAAAAGGTTTGCCTTGTAGATATCGGAGAAACAGCTGTTATTCCCCAGGGCATCAGTACACATGTTAAGAGAAGCAAGTATTTTATTGCAGGAGGAATAGCCGGAGCAGCTTCTCGCACTGCAACTGCTCCTCTCGATCGCCTGAAGGTTGTTTTACAAGTGCAAACCACAAATGCTGATATTCTACCAGCTGTAAGAAAAATATTGAAGGAAGATGGTATTTTGGGGTTTTTCCGTGGTAATGGGTTAAATGTTGTGAAAGTAGCTCCTGAAAGTGCTATAAAGTTCTATGCATATGAAATGTTAAAGACTGTAATAGGAGACAGTAGAGGGGATAAGAAGGGTGATATAGGTGCTAGTGGGAGACTTTTTGCTGGTGGAGTAGCCGGTGCTGTGGCACAATGTGCTATCTACCCAATGGATCTCGTAAAAACTCGATTACAGACTTGTGCTTCGGAAGGTGGAAAGCCTCCAAAGCTGGGGAAATTAACTAAGGATATATGGGTTCAAGAGGGTCCTCGAGCATTTTATAAAGGTCTTGTGCCATCTCTTCTTGGGATTATCCCATATGCTGGCATCGACCTTACTGTCTATGAGACCTTGAAAGATTTTTCGAGGTCATATATTCTTCAAGATAGTG AACCCGGTCCTCTTGTGCAACTAGGCTGTGGAACAATTTCTGGAGCTTTAGGAGCAACATGTGTTTATCCTTTGCAGGTTATTCGAACGAG AATGCAAGCTCAACGCACTACCTCAGGTGTTGCGTATAATGGAATGTCTGACGTATTTTGGAAAACCTTTCGGAATGAAGGTTATAGAG ATATTGTTAGATTTCATGAAAAACACCCAACATGCCCGGACGAGTCTCTGTTTAATTTGTTTTGTTGA
- the LOC108476693 gene encoding uncharacterized protein LOC108476693: MASYNSGWLILVGILVTLSLPYSHAFWGNENKIHTAVFLSPEFVLGPGSVENRFYFNVDFPKGHIALKSFDAEVIDEAGYPVPLHETYLHHWVVVRYYVRKGVEISKLDDLKKLNRSDYISGGNSGICQNGILSQFFGLGSETRKTSTHIPDPYGIEVGNPAEVPSGFQEQWMLNVHAIDTRGAEDKLGCTECRCDLYNVTVDEYGRPLRPYYKGGLLCCYDRTQCKVKHGFEAVRRTLYLRYTVKWIDMDRSVLPVKIYIFDITDSWKRTPSSTEINAEHKCKIEYDIESCDATGLGNDGCIDTKRISLDMPFGGYLIYGVAHQHSGGTGSALYREDGQLMCSSLPTYGEGEEPGNEAGYIVGMTTCYPKPGTVEISEGETLILEFNYSRIRHHTGVMGLFYILVADDLPKPMHRLRTVVQTQDSIMVVAILWAAAALIGVVAVIALAVHYQFKCEGEDGYEAIGM; the protein is encoded by the exons ATGGCAAGTTATAATTCGGGATGGTTAATTTTGGTTGGGATTTTGGTGACGTTAAGTTTACCATATTCACATGCCTTTTGGGGAAACGAAAATAAGATACATACTGCTGTTTTCTTGTCACCCGAGTTCGTGCTCGGACCAGGATCCGTGGAAAATAGGTTCTATTTCAATGTCGACTTTCCGAAAGGTCATATTGCCTTGAAAAGTTTTGATGCAGAAGTAATTGATGAGGCCGGGTATCCTGTTCCACTGCACGAGACGTACCTGCATCATTGGGTTGTTGTTAGATACTATGTACGTAAAGGCGTGGAGATATCGAAGTTGGATGACCTTAAAAAGCTTAACAGGTCGGACTATATTTCTGGGGGAAACAGTGGGATTTGTCAGAATGGAATTCTTAGTCAGTTCTTTGGCCTCGGGTCTGAGACACGGAAAACTTCAACTCATATTCCCGATCCATATGGAATAGAAGTAGGTAATCCTGCTGAAGTTCCTTCAGGCTTTCAGGAGCAATGGATGCTTAATGTTCATGCAATTGATACAAGGGGTGCGGAAGACAAGTTGGGATGTACAGAATGTCGTTGTGATCTGTATAATGTTACGGTCGATGAATATGGAAGACCTTTGAGGCCATACTATAAAGGAGGATTGTTATGTTGTTACGATCGTACACAATGCAAGGTGAAACATGGGTTTGAGGCTGTTAGAAGAACCCTTTACCTTAGATACACTGTGAAGTGGATTGATATGGATAGGTCCGTCTTGCctgttaaaatttatatatttgatATCACTGATAGTTGGAAAAGGACCCCTAGTTCAACGGAGATTAATGCAGAGCACAAGTGCAAG ATTGAATATGATATTGAATCTTGTGATGCCACTGGATTGGGCAATGATGGATGCATCGACACCAAAAGGATAAGCCTTGACATGCCATTTGGTGGTTATCTCATATACGGTGTTGCACACCAACATTCAGGTGGCACTGGTTCTGCTCTTTATAGAGAG GATGGCCAACTTATGTGTTCTTCATTACCGACTTATGGGGAAGGAGAAGAACCAGGAAACGAAGCTGGTTACATTGTAGGAATGACCACCTGCTATCCTAAGCCCGGAACTGTGGAGATATCTGAAGGGGAGACTTTGATTTTGGAGTTCAATTACAGTAGAATCAGACATCATACTGGTGTCATGGGGCTGTTCTACATTTTGGTTGCAGATGACTTGCCCAAGCCAATGCATAGATTGCGCACTGTTGTTCAA ACACAGGACAGTATTATGGTGGTAGCAATCCTTTGGGCTGCGGCAGCTTTGATTGGTGTGGTAGCTGTTATCGCTCTTGCCGTTCATTATCAATTTAAATGCGAGGGAGAAGATGGCTATGAAGCAATTGGGATGTGA
- the LOC108479806 gene encoding calcium-dependent mitochondrial ATP-magnesium/phosphate carrier protein 2-like isoform X1, whose translation MPGAAGQGVEHVGLPKMEAKSKAGCSNPVKKKGPVSMDHVLLALRETKEERDLRIRSLFNFFDAANVGFLDYGQIEKGLSALQIPAEYKYANDLLKVCDANRDGRVDYQEFKRYMDDKELELYRIFQAIDVEHNGCILPEELWDALVKAGICIDDEELARFVEHVDKDNNGIITFEEWRDFLLLYPHEATMENIYHHWEKVCLVDIGETAVIPQGISTHVKRSKYFIAGGIAGAASRTATAPLDRLKVVLQVQTTNADILPAVRKILKEDGILGFFRGNGLNVVKVAPESAIKFYAYEMLKTVIGDSRGDKKGDIGASGRLFAGGVAGAVAQCAIYPMDLVKTRLQTCASEGGKPPKLGKLTKDIWVQEGPRAFYKGLVPSLLGIIPYAGIDLTVYETLKDFSRSYILQDSEPGPLVQLGCGTISGALGATCVYPLQVIRTRMQAQRTTSGVAYNGMSDVFWKTFRNEGYRGFYKGLFPNLLKVVPAASITYLVYEAMKKSLELD comes from the exons ATGCCTGGCGCAGCAGGGCAGGGCGTAGAACATGTAGGCTTGCCTAAAATGGAAGCGAAATCCAAAGCTGGATGTAGCAACCCCGTCAAAAAGAAGGGACCCGTCTCAATGGATCACGTTCTTTTGGCATTACGCGAGACGAAGGAGGAAAGGGATTTAAGGATTCGGAGTTTGTTCAACTTTTTCGATGCAGCCAATGTGGGATTCTTGGATTACGGTCAGATCGAAAAGGGTCTCTCGGCTTTGCAGATTCCGGCCGAGTATAAGTACGCCAACGATCTGTTGAAAGTCTGCGATGCAAACAGAGATGGGCGCGTGGATTATCAAGAGTTTAAAAGGTATATGGATGACAAAGAGCTTGAACTTTATAGGATTTTCCAAGCTATTGATGTGGAGCACAATGGGTGCATTTTGCCTGAGGAGCTTTGGGATGCGCTTGTTAAGGCTG GGATTTGTATCGATGATGAGGAACTTGCACGATTTGTAGAGCATGTTGATAAGGACAACAATGGAATTATAACATTTGAAGAATGGAGAGATTTCCTTCTACTTTATCCTCATGAAGCTACTATGGAGAACATCTATCATCATTGGGAAAAGGTTTGCCTTGTAGATATCGGAGAAACAGCTGTTATTCCCCAGGGCATCAGTACACATGTTAAGAGAAGCAAGTATTTTATTGCAGGAGGAATAGCCGGAGCAGCTTCTCGCACTGCAACTGCTCCTCTCGATCGCCTGAAGGTTGTTTTACAAGTGCAAACCACAAATGCTGATATTCTACCAGCTGTAAGAAAAATATTGAAGGAAGATGGTATTTTGGGGTTTTTCCGTGGTAATGGGTTAAATGTTGTGAAAGTAGCTCCTGAAAGTGCTATAAAGTTCTATGCATATGAAATGTTAAAGACTGTAATAGGAGACAGTAGAGGGGATAAGAAGGGTGATATAGGTGCTAGTGGGAGACTTTTTGCTGGTGGAGTAGCCGGTGCTGTGGCACAATGTGCTATCTACCCAATGGATCTCGTAAAAACTCGATTACAGACTTGTGCTTCGGAAGGTGGAAAGCCTCCAAAGCTGGGGAAATTAACTAAGGATATATGGGTTCAAGAGGGTCCTCGAGCATTTTATAAAGGTCTTGTGCCATCTCTTCTTGGGATTATCCCATATGCTGGCATCGACCTTACTGTCTATGAGACCTTGAAAGATTTTTCGAGGTCATATATTCTTCAAGATAGTG AACCCGGTCCTCTTGTGCAACTAGGCTGTGGAACAATTTCTGGAGCTTTAGGAGCAACATGTGTTTATCCTTTGCAGGTTATTCGAACGAG AATGCAAGCTCAACGCACTACCTCAGGTGTTGCGTATAATGGAATGTCTGACGTATTTTGGAAAACCTTTCGGAATGAAGGTTATAGAGGTTTTTACAAAGGACTATTTCCTAATCTTCTCAAAGTTGTCCCAGCTGCAAGCATTACATATTTGGTTTATGAGGCTATGAAAAAGAGTCTAGAACTTGACTAG